Proteins encoded within one genomic window of Gracilimonas sp.:
- a CDS encoding GatB/YqeY domain-containing protein has translation MTIQEQIVADIKEAMKAKAQDKLRVLRSLKAKLMEKEISERKEGEAKLSDEQAVEVLMKAAKQRKESIEQFEEGGREDLAENEKAELKIIETYLPEMMDEEEVRSIVKEKITAVGASGMQDMGKVMGPLMGQLKGKADGSLVSKIVKEELGG, from the coding sequence ATGACTATACAAGAACAAATAGTTGCTGACATTAAAGAGGCGATGAAAGCAAAGGCCCAGGATAAACTGCGGGTTTTACGCTCTTTGAAAGCAAAATTAATGGAAAAAGAAATCAGTGAACGAAAGGAAGGGGAGGCTAAACTTTCGGATGAACAAGCGGTGGAGGTCTTAATGAAAGCTGCAAAACAGCGGAAAGAATCCATCGAGCAGTTTGAGGAAGGAGGCAGAGAGGACCTGGCTGAAAATGAAAAGGCAGAATTAAAAATAATTGAAACCTATTTGCCTGAAATGATGGATGAAGAGGAGGTCCGCTCTATAGTAAAAGAGAAAATAACGGCAGTTGGAGCCTCAGGAATGCAGGATATGGGTAAAGTAATGGGGCCGCTTATGGGGCAATTAAAAGGGAAAGCCGATGGTTCTTTGGTTAGCAAGATTGTGAAAGAGGAACTCGGGGGATAA
- the rpmG gene encoding 50S ribosomal protein L33 — MAKGNRVQVILECTEKPGSSRYVTTKNRRTTTDRLELKKYNPVLRKHTVHKEIK; from the coding sequence ATGGCAAAAGGAAACAGAGTTCAAGTGATTTTGGAGTGCACCGAAAAACCCGGTTCATCTCGATATGTTACAACAAAAAACCGAAGAACCACTACGGATAGACTTGAACTTAAAAAATACAATCCGGTTCTTCGCAAACATACTGTTCACAAAGAAATTAAATAA
- a CDS encoding MarR family transcriptional regulator, which translates to MGTHFKGSKEEQKTLNAFIKLTRASESVNGRLSRHLSDANLTVSQFGTLEALLHLGPLNQRELGQKLLKSGGNITLVIDNLQKNGLVEKKTDPKDRRAVIISLTKKGRDFIEDFFPQHLARIKEEFSVLTSDEKEQLASICKKLGVGKEK; encoded by the coding sequence ATGGGAACACATTTTAAGGGCAGTAAAGAAGAGCAGAAGACGCTGAATGCGTTTATTAAACTAACTCGTGCCAGTGAAAGTGTAAACGGACGCCTTTCCCGCCACCTTTCAGATGCAAATCTTACAGTAAGTCAGTTCGGTACGTTAGAGGCATTGCTTCATTTAGGTCCGTTAAACCAAAGAGAGCTGGGGCAAAAGCTATTGAAAAGCGGTGGCAATATTACCCTGGTCATTGACAACCTGCAGAAAAATGGCCTGGTTGAAAAAAAAACCGATCCCAAAGACCGAAGAGCCGTTATTATTAGCCTCACAAAAAAAGGCCGTGATTTCATTGAAGATTTTTTCCCCCAGCACTTAGCCAGAATAAAAGAAGAGTTCTCGGTGTTAACCTCCGACGAAAAGGAACAGTTGGCATCTATTTGTAAGAAACTTGGGGTTGGTAAAGAAAAGTAG
- the gyrB gene encoding DNA topoisomerase (ATP-hydrolyzing) subunit B: MAKKQGSDYKASNIQVLEGLEAVRKRPAMYIGDTGQRGLHHLINEVVDNSIDEALAGYCDHIKVVINEDGSMTIEDNGRGIPVDTHEKLGIPAVEVVLTKLHAGGKFDKDTYKVSGGLHGVGVSCVNGLSSNFRAEIHRDGEIHVMEFEHGATTIPLSVKGKTKETGTRISFTPDPTIFTQTVEFKFDIIAERMRELAFLNPEITIELIDEREEDEELKKEVYHYEGGVKDFVEFLDEHRESMLESPIHITGEVDEVPVEIAIQYNSSFSENVHSYVNNINTKEGGTHVSGFRRALTRSLKSYAEKNNLIKSNSKISVSGEDFREGMTAVLSVKVQEPQFEGQTKTKLGNSEVQSAVEVVVYDQLNEYLEQNPKAAKKVIEKVVIAAEAREAARKARQLVQRKSVMSGGGLPGKLADCSIKDPEHSEIYLVEGDSAGGSAKMGRNRSFQAILPLRGKILNVEKAKINRILENKEIQAMITALGTGVGHGDEDFEVDKLRYHKIIIMTDADVDGSHIRTLLLTFFYRYMRPLIENGFVYIATPPLYRITTSKDLEYAWDDETRDKLIKELKKTRKKFDVSRYKGLGEMNPEQLWETTMDPETRTLQQVNVESAAGADKLFSTLMGGDVEPRREFIERNAKYATIDI, from the coding sequence ATGGCAAAAAAACAAGGATCCGACTACAAGGCGTCAAACATACAGGTTTTGGAGGGTCTTGAAGCGGTAAGAAAGCGCCCTGCAATGTATATTGGGGACACGGGCCAGCGCGGCCTTCACCACTTAATTAATGAGGTGGTTGATAACTCCATTGATGAGGCGCTTGCCGGCTATTGCGATCACATAAAAGTTGTTATTAATGAAGACGGCTCCATGACCATTGAAGATAATGGGCGCGGAATACCGGTTGATACTCATGAAAAACTCGGGATACCCGCGGTTGAAGTTGTACTTACCAAGCTACACGCCGGTGGAAAATTTGATAAAGATACTTATAAAGTCTCCGGGGGATTGCATGGTGTTGGTGTAAGTTGTGTGAATGGCCTGTCTAGTAATTTTAGAGCTGAAATTCATCGTGATGGTGAAATCCATGTTATGGAATTCGAACATGGAGCAACTACTATTCCCCTTTCGGTAAAAGGAAAAACAAAAGAAACGGGAACCAGGATTTCATTTACTCCCGATCCAACCATTTTTACTCAAACCGTGGAGTTTAAGTTCGATATTATAGCCGAGCGAATGCGTGAATTGGCTTTTCTAAATCCTGAAATCACTATTGAGCTTATTGATGAGCGCGAAGAGGACGAAGAGCTCAAAAAAGAGGTTTATCACTACGAAGGCGGGGTTAAAGATTTTGTTGAATTTTTGGATGAGCACCGTGAATCCATGCTGGAATCTCCGATTCATATTACCGGAGAAGTTGATGAAGTTCCTGTAGAGATCGCCATTCAGTACAACAGCTCTTTTTCAGAAAACGTCCATTCTTATGTTAATAATATCAATACTAAGGAGGGAGGTACACACGTATCCGGATTTAGACGTGCTTTAACGCGATCGCTTAAATCTTATGCTGAAAAAAATAACCTTATTAAATCGAACAGTAAGATTTCGGTTTCCGGAGAAGATTTTCGTGAGGGTATGACGGCTGTATTAAGTGTTAAAGTTCAGGAACCTCAGTTTGAAGGACAGACCAAGACAAAACTAGGTAATTCGGAAGTTCAAAGTGCCGTTGAAGTTGTTGTTTATGATCAGCTTAATGAGTATCTGGAGCAAAACCCAAAGGCGGCTAAGAAAGTGATAGAGAAAGTTGTTATTGCCGCCGAGGCCAGAGAGGCCGCGCGAAAAGCCCGACAACTTGTTCAGCGTAAAAGCGTAATGAGTGGCGGCGGTCTTCCCGGAAAATTAGCCGACTGTTCTATCAAAGATCCTGAACACAGTGAAATTTATCTTGTTGAGGGGGACTCTGCCGGCGGTTCTGCAAAAATGGGCCGTAACCGAAGTTTTCAGGCAATTCTTCCGCTAAGAGGTAAAATCCTCAATGTTGAGAAGGCAAAGATCAATCGAATTCTGGAGAATAAGGAAATTCAGGCGATGATCACTGCTTTGGGCACAGGAGTTGGACACGGGGATGAAGACTTTGAAGTAGACAAACTTCGATACCACAAAATCATCATCATGACAGATGCCGATGTGGATGGTTCTCACATCAGAACATTATTGTTAACCTTTTTCTATCGATACATGCGCCCGCTCATAGAAAATGGATTCGTTTATATAGCAACCCCTCCTCTTTACAGAATTACCACCAGTAAGGACCTGGAGTATGCCTGGGATGATGAAACAAGGGATAAGCTGATAAAAGAACTCAAGAAAACCCGCAAGAAATTTGATGTCTCGCGCTACAAGGGTCTTGGTGAGATGAATCCCGAACAGCTTTGGGAAACCACAATGGATCCTGAAACACGGACTCTTCAGCAAGTAAATGTTGAAAGTGCTGCCGGGGCAGATAAACTGTTCTCTACTCTGATGGGCGGAGATGTTGAACCTCGTCGCGAGTTCATCGAGCGGAATGCCAAATACGCCACCATTGATATTTAA
- the tyrS gene encoding tyrosine--tRNA ligase: protein MSFKSVEEQLEIIRRGTVEIVPEEELIKKLKRSKKENKPLKIKLGVDPTRPDLHLGHSVILRKMRQFQDLGHEVILIIGGFTAMIGDPTGQNKTRPPLTPEEVNENAQTYIEQANSILDESKLTLTNNNDWLGEMNFMDVVKLSSKLTVARMIERDDFSKRFEKNEPISLHEFLYPLAQGQDSVHLKSDVELGGTDQKFNLLVGRQLQKEDGQEPQVCLMMPLLVGTDGSAKMSKSYDNYIGINEPPNDMYGKALSIPDDLIYTYYELVTDVETAKLPAIKEKIESDPRNAKHDLAFTIVRMYHGEEAAKAAKNHFEQTVINKEVPDDAPEFFFETGQEIRLLDIVAETGFSPSNGETKRMIKQGGISIDDKKVTDKNYTLTFSEGDEFALKVGKRNFGILKAK, encoded by the coding sequence ATGTCATTTAAATCTGTTGAAGAACAATTGGAAATTATCCGTCGCGGTACGGTCGAAATTGTTCCTGAAGAAGAACTCATTAAAAAACTCAAAAGATCCAAAAAGGAAAACAAACCCCTTAAGATCAAGTTGGGAGTTGATCCTACGCGGCCGGACTTGCACTTGGGGCACTCGGTCATCCTGAGAAAAATGAGACAATTTCAGGATTTGGGACATGAGGTAATATTGATTATTGGTGGATTTACTGCAATGATCGGGGATCCCACCGGGCAAAACAAAACCCGTCCGCCACTCACGCCGGAGGAAGTAAATGAAAATGCCCAAACCTATATTGAACAAGCCAACAGTATTTTGGATGAAAGTAAGCTCACTCTCACCAATAACAATGATTGGCTGGGTGAAATGAATTTCATGGATGTGGTGAAATTATCTTCCAAATTGACGGTGGCCCGGATGATAGAGCGGGATGATTTCTCCAAGCGTTTTGAGAAAAACGAACCTATTTCTCTTCATGAATTTTTATATCCACTTGCGCAGGGACAAGATTCCGTTCATCTTAAATCAGATGTTGAGTTAGGGGGAACAGATCAGAAATTTAATTTACTTGTAGGCCGTCAGCTTCAAAAAGAAGATGGTCAAGAGCCTCAGGTTTGCCTGATGATGCCGCTTTTGGTTGGCACCGATGGCTCAGCAAAAATGTCGAAGTCTTATGATAACTACATTGGGATCAATGAGCCGCCGAATGATATGTATGGGAAAGCTCTTTCTATCCCCGATGATTTAATCTACACCTATTATGAATTGGTAACAGATGTAGAAACGGCGAAACTTCCGGCGATCAAAGAAAAGATCGAATCCGACCCTCGTAATGCAAAACACGACCTGGCATTCACCATTGTGAGAATGTATCACGGAGAAGAAGCGGCCAAAGCAGCTAAAAATCATTTCGAACAAACCGTTATCAACAAAGAAGTGCCTGATGACGCTCCTGAGTTTTTCTTTGAGACAGGTCAGGAAATTCGTCTGCTGGATATCGTGGCAGAAACCGGTTTTTCACCGAGTAACGGAGAGACCAAGCGGATGATAAAGCAGGGCGGAATCAGTATTGACGACAAAAAAGTTACGGACAAAAACTATACACTCACTTTTTCAGAGGGAGATGAGTTTGCGTTGAAAGTTGGAAAGAGAAATTTTGGAATTCTAAAAGCAAAATAG
- a CDS encoding rRNA adenine N-6-methyltransferase family protein, whose translation MNGTITFLKSFVKDKDVASITPSSKYCVRKLCEHIDFASTNVIVEYGGGTGVFTKEFLKKMRPDAKLFVFETNDNFYKKLNAIDDERLTVFHKTVEDILNLLPEDLLGSVDHVVSGIPFSFFDWNMKIDILTKTKAVLRPQGSFLAYQTSGHLKEPLTESFGNYTTEFCWKNIPPYFIYDAVNNG comes from the coding sequence ATGAACGGAACCATCACATTTCTAAAATCTTTTGTAAAAGATAAAGACGTTGCCTCCATCACGCCTTCTTCTAAATATTGCGTGCGAAAATTATGTGAGCATATTGATTTTGCATCCACAAATGTAATTGTTGAATACGGTGGGGGAACCGGGGTTTTCACCAAAGAGTTTTTAAAAAAAATGCGTCCTGATGCTAAACTTTTTGTTTTCGAGACCAATGATAATTTCTACAAAAAGTTAAATGCGATTGATGACGAGCGGCTTACAGTTTTTCATAAAACCGTGGAAGATATTTTGAACTTATTGCCCGAAGATCTTCTCGGCTCGGTCGACCATGTGGTTTCCGGGATCCCCTTTTCCTTTTTTGACTGGAACATGAAGATCGATATTCTAACTAAAACTAAAGCTGTTTTACGGCCTCAGGGTTCTTTTTTAGCTTACCAAACTTCGGGACATTTGAAAGAACCGCTAACTGAATCGTTTGGAAATTATACCACTGAGTTCTGCTGGAAAAACATTCCGCCTTATTTCATTTACGATGCCGTAAATAATGGCTAA
- a CDS encoding CvpA family protein, whose translation MLILDLIIAVPLLYFGYKGAVNGLVKEVLNIAGIILAIFLTFNYLDAFTGILAPMFEEGASYVPFVSGAILFIGTLGVVALIAYATKELLKAVKLSMVNRILGAAFGALKSGLVVSAVLLLLAGFNVPGDKARNKSYLYPAVIYLAPLTYNAVAFIYPGAENYTETLKANISEHNPLENIPFLNDN comes from the coding sequence ATGCTAATCCTGGACCTCATTATTGCTGTACCCCTGCTTTATTTCGGTTATAAAGGTGCGGTCAATGGGTTGGTTAAAGAAGTGCTTAACATTGCAGGCATAATCCTCGCCATATTTTTGACCTTCAATTATCTTGACGCTTTTACGGGAATCCTGGCTCCCATGTTTGAAGAAGGAGCTTCTTACGTTCCTTTTGTCTCCGGAGCCATTTTGTTTATTGGTACCCTGGGTGTTGTAGCCTTGATTGCTTACGCTACAAAGGAATTATTAAAAGCCGTGAAACTAAGCATGGTAAACAGAATTCTGGGGGCTGCTTTTGGAGCTTTGAAAAGCGGCTTGGTAGTTAGTGCAGTCCTTTTACTTTTAGCCGGATTTAATGTGCCGGGGGACAAGGCGCGAAATAAATCTTATTTATATCCCGCCGTTATCTATTTAGCCCCGCTGACCTATAATGCGGTTGCTTTTATCTATCCAGGAGCAGAAAATTATACGGAAACGCTCAAAGCAAATATTAGCGAACATAACCCATTAGAAAACATCCCATTCTTAAACGATAATTAA
- a CDS encoding exodeoxyribonuclease III has product MVKISSYNVNGIRAAHRKGFVNWVEESKPDVICIQELRALETQVPDEVRELDYHEAYHVAEKKGYSGVAIYSKEKPIKVEEGLGVDWIDSEGRVLMAEFESYRVFSVYAPSGTTGDIRQDMKMDFLEKFIRFGTQLREDSKPTVFCGDINICHTEIDIHNPDKQHRTSGFLPEEREWVSEFLNVGYEDVFRNLHPNKTDLYSWWSYRAASKERNKGWRIDYHLATPALAEKARKAEIEMKWDISDHAPVSVIYDL; this is encoded by the coding sequence TTGGTTAAAATAAGTTCGTATAACGTAAATGGAATCAGGGCCGCACACCGAAAGGGATTTGTAAATTGGGTTGAAGAAAGTAAGCCCGATGTGATTTGTATTCAGGAGCTAAGGGCGCTGGAAACGCAAGTCCCCGATGAAGTAAGAGAGCTTGATTACCATGAAGCCTATCATGTAGCAGAAAAAAAAGGATATTCCGGGGTTGCTATTTATTCCAAAGAAAAGCCCATTAAAGTTGAGGAAGGACTGGGGGTAGACTGGATAGACAGTGAAGGGCGGGTGCTGATGGCTGAATTTGAATCTTACAGGGTATTTAGCGTTTATGCGCCAAGCGGAACGACCGGTGATATCCGGCAAGATATGAAAATGGATTTCCTGGAGAAGTTTATTCGGTTCGGAACGCAGCTAAGAGAAGATAGTAAACCCACGGTTTTTTGCGGGGACATTAATATCTGTCATACTGAAATTGATATACACAATCCGGATAAACAGCACAGAACCTCCGGCTTTTTGCCGGAGGAGCGTGAGTGGGTGTCAGAATTTTTGAATGTTGGGTACGAAGATGTATTTAGAAATCTACACCCAAATAAAACAGACTTGTATAGTTGGTGGAGCTATAGAGCTGCCTCGAAGGAAAGGAACAAAGGCTGGAGAATTGATTATCATTTAGCCACCCCTGCACTGGCAGAAAAAGCAAGAAAAGCCGAAATTGAAATGAAGTGGGATATCTCAGATCATGCCCCTGTAAGTGTCATTTATGACCTGTAA
- the rpmB gene encoding 50S ribosomal protein L28 — MSRKDDITGKGALNGYRSSKSNNKTKHRFQLNLQKRRFYVPEEDKWVTLKVSAKTVRTINKKGISAVLKDARKKGTLLKEV; from the coding sequence ATGTCGCGAAAAGACGATATTACAGGCAAAGGAGCTTTGAACGGTTACCGTTCATCTAAGTCGAATAATAAAACAAAACACCGCTTTCAGTTAAATTTACAAAAGCGCCGTTTTTATGTTCCTGAGGAAGATAAGTGGGTAACACTTAAAGTTTCTGCAAAAACAGTGAGAACCATCAACAAGAAAGGAATTTCTGCGGTATTGAAAGACGCGCGGAAAAAAGGAACTCTTTTAAAAGAAGTATAG
- the uvrB gene encoding excinuclease ABC subunit UvrB, producing the protein MSQFKLHSPYKPAGDQPTAIAELSEGLRSGDKFQTLLGITGSGKTRTVASVIEEVQKPTLVMSHNKTLAAQLYRELSDFFPENRVEFFISYYDYYQPEAYMSSQDKYIEKDLSINEEIQRLRLRATSSLLSGRRDVIIVSSVSCIYGIGSPSEYEKLILTLKTGQEIPRNTILYDLVDLHYNRNDLEFKRGSFRVRGDVIDVFPAYSDEGLRITQWGDEIESLQLFNVDDGSIIESVNEFRVYPASHYVTTKERLETSIDQIREELEWRRQVLIDEEKFLEAKRIEQRTLFDIEMIQEIGYCSGIENYSRYLSARKPGERPYCLLDYFPDDFLVVVDESHQTIPQINAMYGGDRSRKMELVEHGFRLPSALDNRPLTFDEWESLVNQVIFVSATPSDYELEKSGGVYTEQIIRPTGLMEPEIEIRPLGNQVDDLLAEIQERVEKKERVLVITLTKRLSEELSEYLKNLGVSAAYMHSELNALERIEVLYKFRRGDFDVLVGINLLREGIDIPELSLVAIMDADKEGFLRSETSLFQIVGRAARNVGGKAILYADKITKSIQKVVDETKRRRKVQEDYNKKHGITPETIKKELKPLVDPALISNKSFDFAKPGEETDDDALEVVKVAEDGIQYKASPAMKEVTFENKDKLIEHLRETMYHAAKNMEFEEAARIRDQIAQLEDEL; encoded by the coding sequence ATGTCGCAATTCAAACTTCACTCTCCTTACAAACCAGCGGGCGATCAGCCCACCGCCATAGCCGAGCTCTCGGAGGGCCTTCGTTCCGGTGACAAATTCCAAACTTTGCTGGGAATTACCGGTTCCGGAAAAACCCGTACCGTGGCCAGTGTTATCGAAGAGGTTCAGAAACCTACTTTGGTAATGAGCCATAACAAAACGCTTGCGGCACAGCTGTATCGCGAGCTTAGTGACTTTTTTCCGGAAAACCGCGTAGAGTTTTTCATTTCCTATTACGACTATTACCAGCCGGAAGCGTATATGTCTTCTCAGGATAAGTATATTGAGAAAGACCTTTCCATTAATGAAGAAATTCAGCGTTTACGTCTTCGCGCCACCAGTTCACTGTTATCCGGGCGGCGTGATGTCATTATTGTTTCTTCCGTGAGCTGTATTTACGGTATCGGTTCCCCCTCAGAATATGAAAAACTAATCCTGACTTTAAAGACGGGGCAGGAGATTCCGCGGAATACCATCCTTTACGATTTAGTGGATTTGCACTATAACCGTAATGACCTGGAATTTAAACGCGGTTCCTTTCGTGTCCGCGGTGATGTCATTGATGTATTTCCAGCTTATTCTGATGAAGGGTTGCGTATTACCCAATGGGGCGATGAAATTGAATCGCTTCAGCTTTTTAATGTGGACGATGGCTCCATCATTGAATCCGTAAATGAATTTCGTGTATACCCGGCATCGCACTATGTTACCACAAAAGAACGACTGGAAACCTCCATTGATCAGATTCGCGAGGAACTTGAGTGGCGCCGGCAGGTTTTAATTGATGAGGAAAAATTTCTGGAAGCCAAGCGTATTGAGCAGCGTACACTTTTTGACATTGAGATGATCCAGGAAATCGGGTATTGCTCCGGAATTGAAAACTATTCGCGCTACCTGAGTGCCCGAAAACCCGGAGAGCGGCCTTATTGTTTGCTCGATTATTTCCCGGATGATTTTTTAGTGGTTGTGGACGAAAGTCATCAAACGATCCCACAGATTAATGCCATGTACGGTGGAGATCGCTCCCGAAAAATGGAATTGGTAGAACACGGGTTTCGGCTTCCCTCTGCTTTGGACAATCGCCCCCTTACTTTTGATGAATGGGAGTCGCTGGTTAACCAGGTTATTTTTGTGAGTGCTACGCCCAGTGATTATGAGCTAGAGAAATCGGGCGGTGTTTATACCGAACAGATTATTCGTCCAACCGGGCTTATGGAGCCTGAAATTGAAATTCGTCCCCTTGGCAATCAGGTAGATGATTTATTGGCAGAAATTCAGGAACGGGTTGAGAAAAAAGAGCGGGTTTTAGTCATCACTTTGACAAAACGATTGAGTGAAGAGCTCAGTGAATATCTAAAAAACCTTGGTGTCAGTGCTGCTTATATGCACAGTGAATTAAATGCCCTTGAAAGAATCGAAGTTTTGTATAAATTCCGCCGCGGTGACTTTGACGTATTGGTAGGTATTAACTTGCTTCGTGAGGGAATTGATATTCCCGAATTGAGTTTAGTTGCAATTATGGATGCTGATAAAGAAGGCTTCCTTCGATCCGAAACTTCACTGTTTCAGATTGTCGGACGGGCAGCCCGAAATGTTGGCGGTAAAGCCATTTTATATGCGGATAAAATCACAAAAAGCATTCAAAAAGTTGTTGACGAAACGAAACGAAGACGTAAAGTTCAGGAGGATTACAACAAGAAGCACGGCATCACCCCTGAAACCATCAAGAAAGAGTTAAAACCTTTGGTTGACCCGGCGTTAATATCTAACAAAAGTTTCGACTTCGCCAAACCGGGTGAAGAAACGGACGATGATGCCCTTGAAGTGGTAAAAGTTGCTGAAGACGGCATTCAGTATAAAGCAAGTCCGGCGATGAAGGAAGTTACTTTTGAAAACAAAGATAAATTGATTGAGCATCTTCGCGAAACCATGTACCATGCTGCGAAAAATATGGAGTTTGAAGAGGCCGCCAGAATCAGAGATCAAATTGCACAACTAGAAGACGAACTATAA
- a CDS encoding 6-bladed beta-propeller, whose translation MRFSISLLLFSVITVSFGCSSEPERGSTNTERILIAHEELRIGTEDGDENYMFGNIKEVALGTEGRMFVGDQQGPIVRMYDKDGKFIKNIGREGRGPGEYTFISGMKAFQDGRLAIWNVGLTNISVYSAVGTYLETHTVNSTLNAPDLFEVGKTGEFYVKTRINRNPDEPNWQFGWLKVSPEGEIIDTLEVPRDEVDRPLTFVLFTAQGSNHAFITEPRSTMSSENYIVYAEDNNKYEIEFLNKERPDKAISQEFEPVPLHPEEKKQWEAWTKVFAQRGAESVVPDYKPAFRQIFTDREGRIWVWRYAVAELTDMRINSTNNPESNWWEPPTFDVFMPNGSYYATVSLPLNVNFKDAKGDKVVAVVTGNMGEEYVVRYGLKEKK comes from the coding sequence ATGCGCTTCAGCATATCACTACTATTATTCTCAGTAATAACGGTGTCTTTTGGATGCTCCTCAGAACCTGAAAGAGGCAGTACAAATACAGAACGAATACTCATTGCACATGAAGAGCTGAGAATCGGCACGGAGGATGGCGATGAAAACTATATGTTTGGTAACATAAAAGAGGTTGCTTTAGGAACTGAAGGCAGGATGTTTGTAGGGGATCAACAAGGCCCGATTGTCAGGATGTATGATAAAGACGGAAAATTCATCAAGAATATTGGAAGAGAAGGTAGAGGGCCTGGGGAGTATACATTCATAAGCGGGATGAAAGCTTTTCAGGATGGAAGGTTAGCCATTTGGAATGTTGGATTGACAAATATTAGTGTGTATAGTGCTGTAGGAACATATTTAGAAACGCATACAGTGAATTCTACATTGAATGCCCCGGATTTATTTGAAGTTGGCAAAACTGGAGAGTTCTATGTAAAGACAAGGATCAACAGAAACCCCGATGAGCCAAACTGGCAGTTTGGTTGGCTTAAAGTTTCCCCGGAAGGAGAAATAATAGATACCCTGGAAGTTCCGAGAGATGAAGTTGACCGCCCGTTAACATTCGTCCTTTTTACTGCACAGGGTAGTAATCACGCATTTATTACCGAGCCCAGAAGTACAATGAGTTCAGAAAATTATATCGTTTATGCAGAGGACAACAACAAGTATGAAATTGAGTTTTTGAATAAAGAAAGGCCGGATAAGGCTATAAGCCAGGAATTTGAACCAGTTCCTTTGCATCCGGAAGAAAAAAAACAATGGGAAGCCTGGACAAAGGTTTTTGCTCAAAGAGGAGCTGAAAGTGTTGTTCCGGACTATAAACCGGCTTTCAGGCAGATTTTTACAGACAGGGAAGGAAGAATTTGGGTTTGGAGATATGCGGTAGCGGAACTCACGGATATGAGAATAAACTCAACTAATAACCCCGAAAGTAATTGGTGGGAACCCCCAACTTTCGATGTTTTTATGCCTAATGGAAGCTATTATGCGACCGTATCACTGCCTTTAAACGTGAATTTCAAAGATGCAAAAGGAGATAAAGTAGTGGCGGTTGTTACAGGAAATATGGGCGAAGAATATGTGGTTCGTTACGGCCTTAAAGAAAAAAAATGA
- a CDS encoding DUF4295 family protein, with protein sequence MAKKQAFGEEALQAKAAHRKMAKVIISTKNDKGKYAYKEVMMDQENVREYIQQNKS encoded by the coding sequence ATGGCTAAGAAGCAAGCATTTGGAGAAGAAGCATTACAAGCGAAAGCGGCTCACCGCAAAATGGCAAAGGTTATTATTTCTACCAAGAATGATAAGGGGAAATATGCCTATAAAGAGGTGATGATGGATCAGGAAAATGTGAGAGAATATATTCAGCAAAACAAATCCTGA